The DNA segment CATTTATTCAGGTACGAGTTACTCATTCccaatatacatttaaatacctAATAATAACAACACAGAAATGGACTATAAATGAGAAACTCTGCCAGCCATGGTAGTTGTACAAGGTTATCAAGGTTATTCTGAAAATTTACTTTGCAATTTACTTGACTTCAGTCAACTGACAAACCAATATGAAATGACCTACACTGCCCTCtacatttttgcttttaataacattttaaataatcttctattttttggaaaaagtaaccaaaatacacacaagtggatcaaaaaaattttaattaataaatgcttGAATTGCAAAATGGTAGAAATTGGTATTTTATTGAAATCTAAACTAATTAGGTACTtgcacacacaccaaatacagAGTTTATTCTATGTAGTTAACagttaataatattttgatCCTGAGAgggaaataaatacagaaaagtgCAGTTTTCTGGGTCGTTTGTGAGTGATATTCCTTTCCTTTGatagcctttttttctttcctttagcTACTACCAATTAGTTCCTgctgtaaagagaaaaaaacacaccatttgTACATGTTTGTATACATGCCGATTCTTTGATGACTTTTCAACCAAATACTGCTTCCAAcaaattcattaattatattcattgtACATGATCGAGTGTCTGAAAAAAGGATTCACAATGATCGCTTGATGtattagtgtatgtgtatgtgaccaaACATTAATGcccaggacaaaaaaaatacttaaataccTGCAGCAATACTGTGCAACAAAATACTCTTTATCAAAATTTGAACTTGTTTTATACAGTAATAATTCTTTAATAATGCTCTGCCTTCACTCGCAATGTAAAGCAAATGCTGTGCATCCCACTTCTCCTCCAAACAGATATTTATTGCAAACAGATATTTATTTCCTTCGCATGAATTTTCCCTGTGATCTGCATCTTTTACACCTTGACACATGGCGATTAAGCTGTCTCGAGCTAAGAAGCAAAGGAGCAGGCACCCCTACCTGTGAAACAGCATCACAGCAGGGACCCCAGCATGATATCTCTCCAACTCAACACAACCAAAACGGCCCGGCTCACATCAGCCCAGTCAGACACACCATCCAGCTTTCATACTCGAAAATCTGCCCTGTGACCCAAGCTGTCAAACTCATAGCGATAGTCAGAACAAGCTCAAACACGGCCGTTTTCAAACTGACTTCAAAGCATGCGAGCACATCGAAGATGATCCCCTGTTCATCCGGCAGTACAGCCCAGGCATGCTTTTATCAAAAAGGATCagattattaaaagaaaaatacgataaaaaaacttgattttttttatcttatcctTAATCTTTTACATTGACATTCTGGAAAAAGATAAACGTGTAGATAGGTTTCtattacataataaataatacaaaatgataaaaaataatccaaAGTCGCTTACCAAACAGTGTCTCTGCCCGATGCGCATTACAGTCAGCAACGTTTCTGCCACCAAAGCAAACAGCTCCTGTTAAAGAAAAatcagaaaaagacaaagaaaaatgtaccTAATAGCATCaggaaatatataataaactacaACTATGCTAAGAGATAGATATATTTAGAAATTCTCATTACAttcttaaatataaattaagaaCATTATAGGATAATTAAATTCCAATTGTGTTTTAGGTCAGCAATTCAATATCTGTAAATACCTTCATCCTAAAAGTCAAACTAGGCAAGAGAAGTTAAAATCTAAGTATAAACCTAATAtactaaaagaaaagaatgcagaATCATATGCACAAGGACTTGAAGCACAGCCTCCACTCTTTGCACTGTTTTCAAGGCATGAACTATTCATAGATGGGACATCCATTAGATAGAGCAGAACCTGCAGATCCGCAACACTTACTGAACCCTTAATGTTGTTCTGTCCGAATCCGCAGCGGCGTTACCCAATTACAGCTCTTATTTTGCTAAAGGGCTGTCAACAAGCTTTTAATCATTTCCTCTTTTTAGCATCACCAAGGACGTGATGATAAACTCAATTAAAGAAGAGCGTTCATCAACAAAATATAGGAAGCAGCCGAGAACCATGTGCTTTGCGTTTGACTACAGCctccagaaaaaaaatgcacacaaaacTGAGCCTTTTTAATGACATGCCAGGAAATGGCTTATCAGATTTTACCAACAGCGCTTAGAGTGATGATGtctttaaaaattacttttatgtCGTTTTTCAGTTCTGTACCCAGCACACAAACAAAAGCAGACagatggtgtggtgtggtgtggtgctGTTCCTGCTATTCCTTCTCATGAGGTGTCTGTAAAAACCCAGTGTTACAAAAAGATGGATGTGAATATTCATGCTGGAGATCTGGCTCACCTGTCAGACAGCAGAATCATAAGATAATGTAATGCATAAAGCAGAATATGCATTAATTAttctcaaaacagcttttacTTATGGATTTCTGGCTCGATTAAAAATCATGTATttcagtgggaaaaaaaatctgagagaggcaaatatttcattttaatttcattaaaatttcaATAATTGAAATAAGAATACAATTCATAGCAGAAATGTGCCAAATATGCATTACACTAAAACTGTGGGGTGCAAAGTGGATGctgaattctgttttcattttgaaTGGAAATAGTCTTGGACCAAAAAGTTACATAGAAGCAACCGCCATGAAATACACTTctgtaaagagaaaataaaataaaatagagaaaCCTCAAGGCAACTGACAAATCACGTCATCATTTATGTTATTACAGATCTAGCAGCATACTGTGATTAAATACATTAATCTGCCGATTTATGCTCTACTTCAGATACCATGCATTATTAGCTGTGAATATCACTAACCTATACATGTGAGGTCACACTCTAACAGGAGCTCGaagcttaaataaataaataaacacattcaaaATGAAATAAGAGAACACTGATCAGTCTCAGAGCTATGAATTGTGAAGCAGCGACTgactttttcccccctctttcACTTCACACATGACTTCACTAACATTCCCACATAGGTCTTTTATCAATAATTCATCATTGCATTACCAGCACATTCATTTGCAGGTAAAGCAAAACAAATCACTCATGGGAAATCAATAGCTAGCACATCCCACTGGATATGAAAACAGTGGCTGGGAACAATTAGGTAAAACACAATGAACGCTGAGAGGAACACCGAGAGAAAGAGCTGAGGGGTGAGATGAGGGGCGAGCTGAGGAGAGCTGAGGGGAGCTGAGGAGAGCTGAGGGGAGCTGAGGGGTGAGCTAAGCGCACATATAAATACAGGCATTGCACTAAAGTATGAGCTCACCTCTGACTTCTGATTGATTTTGCTGTAATTGAATACAACCACATATCAATTGATTGATACATGGATACATGCACAAAAAGCAGTGGGGGCacaatggttaaggctctgggttacagaGCAGGAGGTTGAAGGTTCAAGTCTTGGCACTGCCAGTACTGGGCCTTAGAGCAAACCCCTTGAACCTCTTTATTACAGGGGCACTGAATCCTGGCTGACCCTAACCTCTGATCCTAGCTTCCTAACAAcctgggatatgcaaaaaaaaaaaaaaagaaagaaagaaattcactgtgctgtaatgtactgtatatgtggcaaaaaaaacaggcttctaattaaataatatatacacacaaaaaaagtttctGTCCTGTTATTTTGGATTAACACTTGCCATTAAAACCTTAAGTCTATATTTCTGACAACAAAAGTTCTAAGCCACAATCCTGACCTGAAAGTGTCAATATACTTAGAAAAAAAGTACAACCTTCATGCCAAAGTATCAAAAGATGCTGAAGAGATATATAAGCAGTGGACCAGTTGTCAtgctttattattgtttataaagTAATCCCTTGCACCCTTATGCATGCATGCTGCAAAACTTTGTGCAGAATCGAGGTTGCTGTGAAGTCGGGCAGTAAATCAGTGGGACAGCGTGGTCCACTGTGCCAGCTATGAGCTTTTAAGCTCTTTAAATCAGAGCTTAGTGCATAACGCAGTAAGGAAAAGACTATCACCGTTATGCCGTAATGAACCCATGCAGCCAGGCTCCCACGCGCTCTTACCTTTAAAACCGGCTCTCCGATCGGCGCTCTCGTGTTTGTGCGGCTGTTTAATTGTAACCCTGTCTCTAAACCACTCCACGATTTTGGTTCATTCTGCCACAAAAATCGGGCTTCCTGCCGCCAGATTCCGGTTAAAACGGAGCAGGAAGTGTCAGCGCTGTACACGCGCCGGCTCTGATCGCTTGGTGTCACGCAGCGTCCAAGAAGCGCGCGACTCGGAGCCGATGCCCCGCGCGCCTGTCCGCTCGATGTTTCGCTGTGTGTGAGTGGGCGGGGCTACAGCGGGATCACGTGAGCCGCGCTTCTCAGACTCCGCCTCTTTCAGCGAACTCACGCGTCTCTAAGCATTTTTGAGAAGTCGCAAAGCGCCGCCTGGTGgatcattttttgtttgtttttgttttaaaagatcCGGAATTAGTCGCCACATGCTCCAAAACATGCCCGAAGGAAACAAATAAGCCCCGGGACATGCCATTTAAAAAGGGGCCCCATACACAGCCAAAACGCACAAATAACTTATTCAATATATTCAATGTAGCATTTACAGATATATTCAATCCACGCCACTGAGTTAGGGGTCTCCTTTTTCTTGTATataagtttattttttcttaaagcaTTTATGCAAACTTGCATCAATGAAAATTTACTCATTAAACCCTTTTCATACTACAAAATATCAGCAAtgacaagaaaaacaaaaccgcAAACCGCAAAAAtagcagcaaaacaaaaatgtttacaaaacgGGGGGATCGTAATTTGTCTACAAACTTGGGCCTACATACAGCATGCTACAAGCATTTAAAAGTTGTTAGGTAGTTAGATTTTTTATGTCAAACGGCTACTAAAACCTCCTGGGTCACCACCGACTGCTTTAGGCATTACACATGCTATCGGAAAggcacaagttcaaatcccagcaccacaaagcctcctctgctgggcccttgatcaaggacCTTATCCCCTTAGCTGCTCGGTTCTAAGTCGCACACGCATACATCGATATTTTAAATACTACTTATCTAACCTTCCATTAAGCAGAGCCAGACAGACATTCTTTACTTCTTAAGacaacaaaaatatttgattattaaaCAGCTTGATTTGATTCTCAAACCATGATTGCCATCTTGTGGCCATGGTGCTCTTCAGACCATATTGCAGACATAATTGGCAAGTTATTAAGGTTCTTAAAGTACCTTTGTTGGTAGACAGTTAAAACTCAGTCATCAATGATAAGGCACCACTGTAGGGTCTAGCTGATATTTGAATGGGTGGCCATTCTCAGTATTGGAGTAACACTGGATTTATTGGGGGGGATTTAGTGTTGCTGGTGGGGCTATCAATCAAAAACATCAAGAAAACAGCAAACTTGTGGACAAAGGACAAATACTTGTACAAAGAATGCACAAAATATAAGCACCACCAAGGAACATGTGTTTAATGAAGCGGTTAGTAAAATGTATACACTGTTGCAACTTATATCAGTCCAACACACATCATGTCACTGTCACTGCTGTGCTGAGAACAATAATAGAGCAGACAAATAAAATCTGGTGAGAATTCCTCTGCTGGCTTCTTTATATTCATGAAGCGTGTCTGATAAATTGTGAATACCACTGGATAAATCTATAGTCAGTATATGCATACATAAAAATGACAAACGTAGTATATGTACAACAATATAAGCATTTAGATATGAATAGAGATAAATTTCACCTAAATTATTAACTaacaagaaatatatatacactaaggGTCTCCTCTATAGACCAATAAAGGCAGTTTCAGATGTGCATGTATCATCTGTGCTGATGTATAGCCACATCCAAAAATCAGTTTATGGTAATTTGCTTTAAAGATGGAACTGTTTGATCTTCCTCTCTGTAGAACATCTTCCTCCACATATATTGAGAGTAACCACTAGAGGAAAACCAAGGATGGGACAAGATTTCATCTGCTGTTAGTCGCTCTGAAGGGTCTGATCGAAGGATACTACAAATGAGACACTTGGCTTTAGGTGAGAGCATCTCTGGGAAATTAAATTTGCACTTCTGGATTTTTCTGTACAGACCATTGAGGTTTGAGTGAATGAACGGATATGACCCAACCAGAAGAGTATACAATATAACTCCAAGAGTCCACACATCGGATGCTTTTCCCGAGAATGTACTCTCAGGCTGTAGGCTCTCTGGACTTATATAGACTGGACAAGTGTGCTTGCCTGATACAAAATCATCCTTCtctaaaataaatgcatcttCAAGGGTGCACAGTGTCAGCTGGGTTCtacataagaaaaaaatcatgaatcattaaaaattacacaaacaaataaaaacatgatcatCAATTTTCTTGTAATATTAagctttcaaacatttattttctttttaaagaagaaacaaaGTCTCACCTctcaacatttttaaaggaaaaattctTCAGATTCAGACTATGGAGAACCACACCGTTATTATGACAATGTGCCACAACAGAGACCACCTGATGAAACAGGCTCAGGGCTTCATCTTCACACAAGGCTTTTGAGAACTGAACATATCTGTACAAATGGCCATACATATGTTCAAAGAATGCATAGGCTGTAGAGTGTCCAAGGATAATTTCAGATGGATGGTTTAGGTTGGG comes from the Silurus meridionalis isolate SWU-2019-XX chromosome 8, ASM1480568v1, whole genome shotgun sequence genome and includes:
- the LOC124390285 gene encoding tribbles homolog 2-like, with protein sequence MLSTLSSTKVSGSSQCIRVGKYVLHEKIAENVFKAANVHSGKHLFCKVFPISRYSQSLAVYFHLPVHPNLNHPSEIILGHSTAYAFFEHMYGHLYRYVQFSKALCEDEALSLFHQVVSVVAHCHNNGVVLHSLNLKNFSFKNVERTQLTLCTLEDAFILEKDDFVSGKHTCPVYISPESLQPESTFSGKASDVWTLGVILYTLLVGSYPFIHSNLNGLYRKIQKCKFNFPEMLSPKAKCLICSILRSDPSERLTADEILSHPWFSSSGYSQYMWRKMFYREEDQTVPSLKQITIN